Proteins from one Tenrec ecaudatus isolate mTenEca1 chromosome 8, mTenEca1.hap1, whole genome shotgun sequence genomic window:
- the NAT8 gene encoding N-acetyltransferase 8 — MAPHRIRRYQESDWEGVLDLFQKGLDEYSSPTFHYLLGLPRVLVPLLGGPLALLLVSGSWLLALAACLTLLAALRFIAKYPWTSFGVTALNTDMSDITQTYFSERGSCFWVVECEGQVVGMVGCLPAEEPALRRKRLQLLHLFVALEHRGRGVAKALTRTVLQFAREQAYQEVVLSTSRLQRSALGLYRGLGFQETHECYYSWIWRLVAIPGVHFLYRLKQPGGP; from the coding sequence ATGGCTCCTCACCGAATCCGCAGGTACCAGGAGAGCGACTGGGAAGGGGTCCTGGACCTGTTCCAGAAGGGGCTGGATGAGTACAGCTCCCCGACCTTCCACTACCTCCTGGGGCTGCCCCGAGTCCTTGTGCCCCTCCTCGGGGGGCCCCTAGCCCTACTCCTGGTGTCTGGCTCTTGGCTCCTGGCCCTGGCGGCCTGCCTCACCCTGCTCGCTGCCCTGAGGTTCATTGCCAAGTATCCCTGGACCAGCTTTGGAGTCACAGCGTTGAACACAGACATGTCAGACATCACACAAACCTACTTCAGCGAGCGGGGCTCCTGCTTCTGGGTGGTCGAGTGTGAGGGGCAGGTGGTGGGCATGGTGGGCTGTCTGCCCGCCGAGGAGCCGGCCCTGCGCAGGAAGCGCTTGCAACTCTTACACCTGTTCGTGGCCTTGGAGCACCGGGGCCGGGGCGTGGCCAAAGCGCTCACTCGGACTGTGCTGCAGTTTGCTCGGGAGCAGGCCTACCAGGAGGTGGTGCTTTCCACGAGCAGGCTGCAGCGGTCGGCGCTCGGCCTCTACCGAGGCCTGGGCTTccaggagacgcacgagtgttaCTACTCCTGGATCTGGAGGCTCGTCGCCATTCCCGGGGTTCATTTTCTCTACCGTCTGAAGCAGCCCGGGGGCCCGTGA